A window of the Bdellovibrionales bacterium CG10_big_fil_rev_8_21_14_0_10_45_34 genome harbors these coding sequences:
- the grxD gene encoding monothiol glutaredoxin, Grx4 family produces the protein MNNINDRIEKILTENKTVLFMKGTPDFPQCGFSQRAVAILGELQVPFFSVNILEDEELRSGMKEYGIKFRTFPQLYHNKELVGGSDIMMDMFEDGQLKEELAK, from the coding sequence ATGAATAATATTAACGATAGGATCGAGAAGATTTTGACCGAAAACAAGACGGTGCTCTTTATGAAGGGGACTCCAGACTTCCCGCAGTGTGGTTTTTCACAGCGAGCTGTTGCTATTTTGGGCGAGCTTCAGGTGCCCTTCTTTTCTGTAAATATTCTTGAAGATGAAGAACTGCGAAGTGGAATGAAAGAATACGGTATTAAGTTTCGAACATTCCCGCAGCTTTATCACAACAAAGAGCTTGTTGGCGGAAGCGACATCATGATGGATATGTTCGAGGACGGTCAGCTTAAAGAAGAGCTCGCGAAATAG